ACAGATGCACACAGATGAAACACGGAAAATCCGTGAGCCGTGTCCGTGATTCGGGTCTGTCCTTAGGCTGTAGGGACAACCCTTGTGGTTGTCCGTCTACGGAACGGACATGGACAAGCACGGACATGGACAAGCACGGACAGGGACAAGCCCTGTCCCTACACTTCCGCCTTCTGTCCTGTGTTATTTATCCATGCTAATCCGTGCAGCTATACCTGAACGGTTATCTGGGCTTTATATCCTGAACTTATGATAATCTTAGCGGTGGAAACGGCTACCTTAACCGGCAGCGTGGCTTTGCTTGGCTCGGAAGATATAGTGATAGAACATACTTCCGGCTCTCCCGGCACTCACTCAGTTTGGCTTATGCCGGCCATAGAAAGGATATTTAAGCAGGCGGGATTTTCACTGTCCGATCTGGAGGCCATCGCGGTATCCCTTGGTCCCGGCTCTTTTACCGGACTCAGGGTGGGGATATCCACTGTTCGCGGATTGGCTCAAACCTTACGCCTCCCTGTGGTTGGAATTCCGACTCTGGATGGTTTAGCTTCTCATTCGATTGACACTTCCTACCGGATTTGCCCTATCTTAGATGCCAGAAAGAAACAGGTTTATGCGGCCTTTTATCGATCCCAAAAGGGAGAAATAGTCCGAATAAGTGATTATTTGGCCATTGAGCCTTCTCATTTGGTGGATATGATCCAGGAGCCGGTCTTTTTCCTGGGGGAGGGACTGGAAGTCTATCAGGCCTTCCTGAAAGAAAACTTAGGCGATCTGGCCCATTTTGCTCCACCCACTCATTGGCGGACGCGGGCGCTTAGCATAGCCTCACTCGGTCTGAAAGCCCTGGAAAGAGGTGAGGGCAGAGATTTTCGAGAAATTACGCCGCTTTACATCCGGCCACCGGATATAAGAAACGTAAGCGTTCAGCCCCTAAGGCACAAAGACACAACCTCGATCCTCGATCCTGGATGCTCGATTCTGGATGCTCGATTCTGGATGCTCGATCCTGGATACTGAATCCTTTACCAGCATCGAAGATCGAGCATCGAGCATCGAGCATCGAGCATCGAGCATCCAGCATTTGGATTAGGGATTCTAACTCGAAACTTGAAACAGGAAATAAGGAGGTCTACGGTAGTCCGGTGAGAAATCCATCTAACCACGCGAAACTCGAAAAACAGACCGGCTTAATTTACCATCCCACCTGCCTGAAACACGACATCCCGCATCATCCGGAGAGGCCGGCTCGAATTACGGCCACCATGGAATATCTTAAAGAAAAAGAGATGCTAAATCGCCTATCTCTTATCGAAGCAGAGCCGGTCAGGGATGAAGATCTCCTGCGCACTCATTCGGAGCAACTGGTATCTAAGGTAAGGGAGTTATCGCTTTCAGGGGGTGGATATATTGACGCTGATACGGAAGTAAACTCTTACACATACGAAGCAGCCCGGTTGGCGGCTGGGGGGGCGGTAAAGGCCGCCAAGCTGGTCATGGAAAGGACTATTAACAATGCCTTCTCTTTGCTTCGCCCTCCCGGGCACCACGCCAATCGAGACCGGGCAGCCGGCTTTTGCTACTTCAATAACTTAGCGGTAATGATAAAATATCTTCAGGCCAGGCATGGTTTGGCCCGGATTCTGGTCTTAGATTGGGATGCCCATGCCGGTAATGGAACTGAGGAGATCTTCTGGTCTGATCCAGGGGTTCTGGTGATCTCCCTTCATCAGGATCCTAGATTTTTCTACCCGGGCACAGGGTTTATTGAAGAGCGGGGCGGGGGGGACGGCGAAGGCTATACAGTAAATATTCCCTTGCCGCCAGGAAGCGGTAATGGAGATTATATTTATCTTTTGAAGGAATTTGTTGTTCCTCTGGCCCGAAGATATAAACCGGAATTTATCGCTATTTCTTCCGGAACTGATTCTCATCGAGATGATTACATCTCCGGACTCTCTTTGACGGAAGAAGGCTTTGGCCAAATGAGCCGTCAGATAGTGGAGTTAGCTGAAGCGGTCTGTTCCGGGCGAATGGTGGTCTGTCTCGAAGGTGGTTATAACTTAGCGGCGCTATCTCGTTCAAACTATTTTATCATCTCTGCCCTTTTAGGAGAGCTGCCGGAATACGGTCACGGGGAAGAACCTAAAATCTCTACCAGGCAGCTTCTTAATACTCTTAATAACCAGGCACGATGGATGAATCTCGTCCAGCCTTCTTCGTCTTAGGAGGATGAACTTGGAAGAACCAGAGACACCGGCCACTCGAAACGCCGGGGACCCACGAAATGGGGGCGAAACTCAAAACCAGCCGGAACCGGATACCTCTACTCTGGAAGAGAAGTTGGAAAAACTGGCCGTTCAGGTCAGGAGTTTGCTTAGCCAGGAATATTATGAACTGGTTGAGCTGATTAGAAATCCGGTCCGACTGATGTGGATAAATCTTCTTATCGGCCTGGCCCGGGGGGTAGGAATATTTATTGGTATGACCGTGGTGGGAGCATTACTGCTTGTTCTGTCGGCCAAGATTTTGAGCGGCGTTATTGATCTCCCCTTAATTGGGCGTTTTGTGGCTGATTTGGTAGAAGCCGTCAAGACTCAGATGGCTATGACCCGTAAATAGTATAACCCAGCGTAAGTTTCTCCTACCCTTGAATCCTCAAACCCGGCTGAAACTGAACCCACCCCGGAACTTTCGCCGTAATCGTTCCTTTAGATTTTTCTCAGTGTCTCTGTGTCTTCGTGGTGAGGTGAACGGTTACCTTTCGCCGAGCTGTAATAGGGCGCAAAAAATAGACACCTATCTAAATAAATAGACATCTGTCTAAAAAAATGGATATCACAAACCCTTTATTAACAAGATAGTAAGGAAATAGTCTATTTTTTTAACAGCCTTAGGGCTGAAAAATCCTTGTTTTTCCCTCTTTTTTTTTCACAGTCGGGTTTTTTAGTTCCTTCTTCTCTTGCATAACATTAATTACGAAAATCTATTAGGAATAAGCGGCTGAACTTTTCCAGCCAGGTAGACAACTTGGCATAATAATTGCTACTTAAAAAGAGGGATGAGAGTGGAGAGACCTCTCCATTCTCATCTCTCAACACTAATTTAAAGGAGGTAAATTTACAATGAGGAAATCAGGTAAATTTTATGAAGGGAAAGCATATTTTACTAAATGGAGG
Above is a window of bacterium DNA encoding:
- the tsaB gene encoding tRNA (adenosine(37)-N6)-threonylcarbamoyltransferase complex dimerization subunit type 1 TsaB yields the protein MIILAVETATLTGSVALLGSEDIVIEHTSGSPGTHSVWLMPAIERIFKQAGFSLSDLEAIAVSLGPGSFTGLRVGISTVRGLAQTLRLPVVGIPTLDGLASHSIDTSYRICPILDARKKQVYAAFYRSQKGEIVRISDYLAIEPSHLVDMIQEPVFFLGEGLEVYQAFLKENLGDLAHFAPPTHWRTRALSIASLGLKALERGEGRDFREITPLYIRPPDIRNVSVQPLRHKDTTSILDPGCSILDARFWMLDPGY
- a CDS encoding histone deacetylase, with protein sequence MRNPSNHAKLEKQTGLIYHPTCLKHDIPHHPERPARITATMEYLKEKEMLNRLSLIEAEPVRDEDLLRTHSEQLVSKVRELSLSGGGYIDADTEVNSYTYEAARLAAGGAVKAAKLVMERTINNAFSLLRPPGHHANRDRAAGFCYFNNLAVMIKYLQARHGLARILVLDWDAHAGNGTEEIFWSDPGVLVISLHQDPRFFYPGTGFIEERGGGDGEGYTVNIPLPPGSGNGDYIYLLKEFVVPLARRYKPEFIAISSGTDSHRDDYISGLSLTEEGFGQMSRQIVELAEAVCSGRMVVCLEGGYNLAALSRSNYFIISALLGELPEYGHGEEPKISTRQLLNTLNNQARWMNLVQPSSS
- a CDS encoding DUF5665 domain-containing protein is translated as MNLEEPETPATRNAGDPRNGGETQNQPEPDTSTLEEKLEKLAVQVRSLLSQEYYELVELIRNPVRLMWINLLIGLARGVGIFIGMTVVGALLLVLSAKILSGVIDLPLIGRFVADLVEAVKTQMAMTRK